The proteins below are encoded in one region of Reichenbachiella sp. 5M10:
- a CDS encoding glycoside hydrolase family 105 protein, with product MRVTKTYIYILSVLLAACTTTGKEKQETVTESNEAPMSVRMADSEMQRNPDPRLLDFREKPKWEYTNGLVCSAMVQVYESTGKEKYLDYAKYFLDSMINEDGSIKTYKKRDFNIDRINPGKVLMEVYKLDQKPKYLKAIDTLRDQMNGHPRTSEGGFWHKKRYPYQMWLDGLYMGSPFLAQYGAEFDEPALFDEVIHQITLVDKYTYDQDKKLYYHGWDESREQKWSNPETGVSPHFWGRAMGWYAMALVDVLDYIPANHPRRYEVIDILNKLVEGLVTYQDASGLWWQVLDQGDREGNYLETSCTSMFAYALLKAVKYEYIDQAYLANAKKAYEGMLNGYVVENADGTVSLTKVCGVAGLGGDPYRDASFEYYVGEEIRDNDPKGIGPFIMAALLYENLNTEL from the coding sequence ATGAGGGTAACCAAAACATACATCTATATTCTATCCGTATTACTGGCGGCTTGTACGACGACTGGTAAAGAGAAGCAAGAAACCGTGACCGAAAGCAATGAGGCTCCCATGTCTGTACGCATGGCGGACTCGGAGATGCAGCGCAATCCTGACCCTCGGTTGTTGGATTTTCGGGAGAAACCCAAATGGGAGTATACCAACGGTTTGGTATGCTCTGCGATGGTACAAGTCTACGAGTCAACAGGCAAGGAGAAATATCTAGACTATGCCAAGTACTTTTTGGACTCGATGATCAACGAAGACGGGAGTATCAAGACCTACAAAAAAAGAGATTTCAATATCGACCGAATCAATCCAGGTAAAGTATTGATGGAGGTGTACAAACTCGATCAAAAACCAAAGTACCTCAAAGCGATCGATACGCTAAGAGATCAAATGAACGGTCACCCGCGTACCTCGGAAGGTGGGTTTTGGCACAAGAAAAGATACCCCTATCAGATGTGGTTGGATGGATTGTACATGGGCTCCCCTTTTTTGGCTCAGTACGGTGCGGAGTTTGACGAACCTGCTTTGTTTGACGAAGTGATCCATCAGATCACATTGGTAGACAAGTACACCTATGACCAAGACAAAAAACTCTACTACCATGGATGGGATGAGAGCAGAGAACAAAAATGGTCCAATCCTGAGACGGGCGTTTCTCCACACTTTTGGGGACGAGCGATGGGTTGGTATGCGATGGCTTTGGTAGATGTACTGGATTACATCCCGGCCAATCATCCGAGACGATACGAGGTGATAGACATTCTCAATAAACTCGTAGAGGGTTTGGTCACCTACCAAGATGCGTCAGGGCTGTGGTGGCAGGTGTTGGATCAGGGCGATCGTGAAGGCAACTACCTCGAAACATCATGCACGAGCATGTTTGCCTACGCACTACTAAAGGCTGTCAAATATGAATACATCGATCAAGCGTATTTGGCGAATGCCAAAAAGGCCTACGAAGGGATGCTCAATGGCTATGTGGTAGAAAATGCTGATGGGACAGTCAGTCTGACCAAAGTATGTGGTGTAGCAGGATTAGGTGGAGATCCTTATAGAGATGCCTCTTTCGAGTACTATGTGGGCGAAGAGATTCGAGACAACGACCCGAAAGGCATAGGGCCATTCATCATGGCAGCCTTGTTATACGAAAACCTCAATACAGAACTGTAA
- a CDS encoding alpha/beta hydrolase translates to MYIVGLLFWAVQGAWGQSYPRDTSYTVQGTYAKYKKKFPEIEVAQAIPSAELRQYKGVVYATHTGRDLCLNVYEGSRPAEHQPMIVMVHGGGWISGAPDHLEPLAQTLAMAGYVTATVEYRLSPEAIYPAGVRDVKYAVRWLKTRASDYGVDTSRMVLLGSSAGGQIAALVGLSGGFALYDMEDSTLHASSRVQGVIDMDGVLAFHHPDSQEGQVAGLWLGGAYESVPETWEEASPLSHVSADDPPILFVNSSSRRFRAGREDVIERYDAYGIYHQSYTFGTTPHTFWLFDPWFAPTVAEILSFMEALFPSE, encoded by the coding sequence ATGTATATAGTGGGACTTTTGTTTTGGGCTGTACAAGGAGCATGGGGGCAGAGTTACCCGAGAGACACCTCCTACACAGTCCAAGGCACATACGCCAAATACAAAAAGAAATTTCCAGAGATTGAGGTTGCTCAGGCTATACCTAGTGCCGAATTGCGGCAGTACAAAGGAGTCGTATATGCCACACATACGGGTCGTGATTTGTGCCTCAACGTGTACGAAGGATCACGGCCTGCAGAACACCAGCCCATGATTGTGATGGTGCATGGAGGTGGATGGATCTCAGGAGCTCCAGATCATCTCGAACCACTCGCTCAGACCTTGGCAATGGCAGGGTACGTGACTGCTACGGTGGAGTACCGGTTGTCCCCAGAGGCGATTTACCCTGCGGGTGTGAGGGATGTCAAATATGCAGTTCGTTGGTTGAAAACTCGAGCGAGTGACTATGGAGTGGACACGAGTCGAATGGTGCTACTTGGTAGCTCAGCTGGAGGACAGATAGCTGCACTGGTTGGGTTGTCAGGCGGTTTTGCTCTTTATGATATGGAAGACTCGACGCTGCATGCTTCTTCTCGAGTGCAGGGAGTCATAGATATGGATGGTGTTTTGGCCTTTCATCATCCAGATTCTCAAGAAGGCCAGGTGGCAGGACTCTGGCTGGGTGGGGCGTATGAGTCGGTACCTGAGACATGGGAGGAAGCCTCACCGCTCTCACACGTGTCAGCAGATGATCCGCCGATTTTGTTTGTCAACAGTTCGTCTCGACGCTTTCGGGCGGGACGTGAGGATGTGATCGAGCGCTATGACGCATATGGTATCTACCATCAGTCCTATACTTTTGGGACTACCCCGCATACTTTTTGGTTGTTTGACCCTTGGTTTGCCCCCACTGTTGCGGAGATTTTATCCTTTATGGAGGCCTTGTTTCCAAGCGAATGA
- a CDS encoding DUF4861 family protein produces MKNVRASAWSKALVVACCAATVGGCVSKGAATKSELKLQILNPSNEVRQEVVTVDLPASIPSQLEYLKQGVYQADGAWVEGVDKDADGVLDQVIVKTVLQPNETKEIGLNQSNATRVVSAKRTQAEISVKTGGTWEGRKYVGGEFENISHLSVPAEHTDHSYYIRYEGPGWENEQIGYRFYLDWRNAMDIFGKKVDTLVLQAVGQDGFDSYHEPAPWGMDVLKAGKSLGVGSIGQYIDSTVEHFQSTDSVTCEIALNGDLSSIIRTNYFGWKTSTNATDLESTLRIDAGDRAVEHSVQLSKEVSGFCTGLVKHPKGEKLESIVGANGWAYIATYGEQSLAGDGLGLAILYRVNDVEYVKEGDYDHLVVFKPTTKKFSYYLLGAWEQEKAGIKTKEEFSDYLKEKVNRLNHPVSANLVY; encoded by the coding sequence ATGAAAAATGTACGTGCATCAGCATGGAGTAAGGCCCTTGTGGTGGCTTGTTGTGCTGCGACAGTGGGGGGGTGTGTTTCCAAAGGAGCAGCAACCAAATCTGAATTGAAATTGCAAATTCTCAACCCTTCGAACGAAGTGAGACAGGAAGTCGTGACTGTAGATTTGCCTGCGTCCATTCCTAGCCAATTGGAATATCTCAAACAGGGTGTGTACCAGGCAGATGGTGCATGGGTAGAAGGGGTGGACAAGGATGCAGACGGCGTACTGGATCAAGTGATTGTAAAAACAGTACTCCAGCCCAATGAGACCAAAGAAATTGGTTTGAATCAGAGCAATGCGACACGTGTAGTGAGCGCAAAAAGGACACAGGCAGAAATCTCTGTCAAGACAGGAGGGACTTGGGAAGGTCGCAAGTATGTAGGAGGTGAGTTTGAGAACATCAGTCATCTCTCAGTGCCTGCTGAGCACACTGATCATTCGTATTACATCCGCTACGAAGGCCCTGGATGGGAAAACGAACAAATAGGCTATCGTTTTTACTTAGATTGGAGAAATGCCATGGATATTTTTGGTAAAAAAGTAGACACGTTGGTGTTGCAGGCAGTCGGTCAAGATGGTTTTGACTCGTATCACGAGCCGGCCCCTTGGGGTATGGATGTGCTCAAGGCAGGCAAGTCGCTTGGTGTAGGTTCTATCGGTCAATACATTGATAGTACTGTTGAGCATTTTCAATCGACGGATTCTGTGACATGTGAGATTGCTCTCAATGGAGACTTGTCGTCCATTATCCGGACCAACTACTTCGGGTGGAAAACCTCGACCAATGCCACTGACCTAGAGTCTACGTTGCGTATCGATGCGGGTGATCGTGCTGTGGAGCATTCGGTCCAATTGAGCAAGGAAGTGTCCGGGTTTTGTACGGGACTCGTCAAGCACCCCAAGGGAGAAAAACTCGAATCCATCGTGGGAGCCAATGGTTGGGCCTATATCGCTACCTATGGAGAGCAGAGTTTGGCAGGAGATGGTTTGGGGTTGGCTATCCTCTACCGTGTCAATGACGTGGAGTATGTCAAAGAAGGTGATTACGACCACTTGGTGGTTTTCAAACCCACGACAAAAAAGTTCAGTTATTATCTCTTAGGAGCTTGGGAACAAGAAAAGGCTGGGATCAAGACCAAAGAAGAATTCAGTGATTACTTGAAGGAAAAGGTGAATAGACTCAACCATCCTGTGTCTGCCAACTTAGTGTACTGA
- a CDS encoding polysaccharide lyase family 1 protein, producing the protein MLDQKSILSISFKHIQICLAVVCTFFSIGLQAQTLAFPSAEGYGQYTTGGRGGQVLIVSSLADSGAGTLREAIETKGPRTIVFAVSGNIVLESELKINSGNVTIAGQTAPGEGICLQNYALKVSASNVIIRYIRVRMGDLAAEQDDAISITRKKDIILDHCTFSWGTDETATFYDNENFTLQWCIISESLNNSVHKKGEHGYGGIWGGKKASFHHNLLAHHKSRNPRFCGARYHKVPEEEIVDFRNNVIYNWKANSAYGGEEGNHNMIGNYYKPGPATQGKKARIIVEPFAPYGTFYLSGNRILGQDDITADNSLGVKGDFPVEGLLTEPIDVAGVTTQSADEALALVLAQAGASHRRDVLDQRIVTEVSEGTARYGQESNGIIDTQSDVGNWPVLVGGKAPKDKDQDGMSDRWEKENGLDPKDPKDHQAYDLGSDYTNIEYYFEFLLAKKTNK; encoded by the coding sequence ATGCTAGACCAAAAGTCTATATTGTCTATTTCATTCAAGCACATTCAAATTTGCCTTGCGGTAGTTTGTACCTTCTTTTCAATAGGATTGCAAGCGCAGACTTTGGCATTCCCGAGTGCGGAGGGCTATGGTCAGTACACGACAGGGGGCAGAGGTGGACAAGTGCTCATTGTGAGCAGTTTGGCAGACAGTGGAGCAGGTACTTTGCGTGAAGCCATCGAGACCAAAGGGCCAAGAACGATTGTATTTGCAGTCAGTGGCAACATCGTCTTAGAGTCAGAATTGAAAATCAACAGTGGCAATGTCACCATCGCTGGGCAGACCGCTCCAGGAGAAGGTATCTGCTTGCAAAACTATGCTCTCAAGGTGAGCGCATCGAATGTCATCATACGCTACATCCGCGTGCGTATGGGGGATTTGGCTGCTGAGCAGGATGACGCCATCAGTATCACCCGAAAGAAGGACATCATACTCGATCACTGTACATTCAGCTGGGGAACAGATGAGACGGCTACCTTCTATGACAATGAGAACTTTACGTTGCAGTGGTGTATCATCAGCGAGAGTCTCAACAACTCGGTGCATAAAAAAGGTGAGCATGGCTATGGCGGAATCTGGGGAGGGAAAAAAGCTTCCTTTCATCACAACCTATTGGCACATCACAAGAGCCGAAATCCAAGATTCTGTGGGGCGCGCTATCACAAGGTACCCGAAGAAGAAATAGTGGACTTTCGCAACAACGTTATCTACAACTGGAAGGCCAACAGTGCTTATGGTGGCGAAGAGGGGAACCACAACATGATCGGCAACTACTACAAACCTGGTCCAGCTACGCAAGGCAAAAAAGCAAGGATTATCGTAGAGCCTTTCGCTCCTTACGGAACATTTTACTTGTCAGGCAACAGGATCTTGGGGCAAGATGATATTACCGCTGACAACAGTTTGGGTGTCAAGGGGGATTTTCCTGTCGAGGGCCTACTCACTGAACCTATCGATGTAGCGGGAGTCACTACGCAGTCTGCGGACGAAGCGTTGGCACTTGTGCTGGCACAGGCAGGGGCGAGCCATAGACGAGATGTCTTGGATCAACGCATCGTGACGGAGGTCTCCGAGGGTACTGCTAGGTATGGACAGGAGTCCAACGGGATCATCGATACACAGAGCGATGTAGGCAACTGGCCCGTATTGGTCGGAGGCAAAGCACCAAAAGACAAAGATCAAGACGGTATGAGTGATCGATGGGAAAAGGAGAATGGGCTAGATCCTAAAGATCCAAAGGATCATCAAGCGTACGACTTGGGTAGTGACTATACCAACATCGAGTATTATTTCGAATTTCTATTGGCTAAAAAGACGAACAAATGA
- a CDS encoding cupin domain-containing protein → MKRKLALTVWGMLMVFCVQAQEYTMEDCVNELDLDRAVIKDSGYQYWFIGKDFLDGRTLKMSVVMPGKSTHPPHHHLEDEMFYILEGRAEFYLDGKTIVAGPHTSLYCPSMSKHGLKNVGKQELKYLVIKKYQKE, encoded by the coding sequence ATGAAAAGGAAATTGGCATTGACTGTATGGGGCATGTTGATGGTGTTTTGTGTTCAAGCACAAGAGTACACCATGGAGGACTGTGTCAATGAACTGGATCTAGACCGAGCAGTGATCAAAGACAGTGGTTACCAGTATTGGTTTATAGGAAAAGACTTTTTGGATGGACGCACACTCAAGATGAGTGTCGTGATGCCTGGAAAATCCACTCATCCCCCTCACCATCACTTAGAGGATGAGATGTTTTACATCCTTGAGGGTAGAGCAGAGTTTTATCTGGATGGGAAGACCATTGTAGCAGGTCCCCATACTAGTCTGTACTGCCCATCTATGTCCAAACATGGACTGAAGAATGTGGGGAAGCAAGAACTCAAATACCTGGTGATCAAAAAGTACCAAAAGGAATAG
- a CDS encoding Ig-like domain-containing protein: MRSVWGILSVCGVLLCSCGEDEGSAEATIYVESIELSADNLISDVTRQVEATVLPAESENQSLSWSVSNTEIADISDSGLLTAKKNGAVTVSAIAMDQEVVKGTLTLLISSLEETTDPDPEPGQTINVSNQAELEAAVSAVAPGDWILLAGGVYDMSSRIRIKSSGTEDSPILMKADPEATERPLLDFSQMSEGSSNQGMLVEGDYWHFKGFDIKGAGDNGMQVKGSYNIIEFCAFYENSDTGLQLDGGAADNLILNCDSYFNADSSLENADGFAAKLTVGSGNKFVGCRAWQNLDDGWDGYLRDNDNIKTTYENCWAVKNGYLKDGTEGAGDGNGFKTGGSDDKDLKHNASYTNCIAAGNTHDGFDHNSNRGSVEIYHGGAYDNGTNYNFSSNNSLGVLIVKNSVVVGATGSLNASVKDIEFNSWNVASATTDDYESLDIDLLLGDRQADGSLPDVAFMKLKVGSTLIDAGTDLGTVYQGSAPDIGPFEKQ; this comes from the coding sequence ATGAGAAGTGTGTGGGGGATTTTAAGCGTGTGTGGAGTGCTGTTGTGCTCATGTGGAGAGGACGAAGGGAGCGCTGAAGCGACGATTTATGTCGAGTCGATCGAGTTGAGTGCGGACAATTTGATCAGTGATGTGACCCGGCAGGTTGAGGCGACTGTTTTGCCTGCTGAGTCAGAAAACCAGTCTTTGTCATGGTCTGTGTCCAATACGGAAATCGCTGATATTTCTGATTCGGGACTGCTGACGGCCAAGAAGAATGGTGCAGTGACAGTGAGCGCTATCGCGATGGATCAAGAAGTGGTGAAGGGGACATTGACACTCTTGATCTCTAGCCTAGAAGAGACGACAGACCCAGACCCAGAGCCTGGGCAGACAATCAACGTATCGAACCAGGCGGAGCTAGAAGCGGCAGTTTCGGCGGTAGCACCAGGGGATTGGATACTATTGGCAGGAGGCGTCTATGACATGTCATCGCGTATCAGAATCAAGAGTTCGGGTACGGAAGATAGCCCAATCCTCATGAAAGCCGATCCCGAAGCAACAGAACGTCCCCTACTGGATTTTTCTCAGATGAGCGAAGGCTCGTCCAACCAAGGGATGCTGGTGGAGGGTGACTATTGGCACTTCAAGGGCTTTGATATCAAAGGAGCAGGAGACAACGGGATGCAAGTCAAAGGCAGCTACAACATCATTGAATTTTGCGCTTTTTATGAAAATTCGGATACAGGTTTGCAACTCGATGGAGGGGCGGCGGACAACTTGATACTCAACTGTGACTCCTATTTCAATGCAGATTCTAGCTTGGAGAATGCCGATGGATTTGCTGCGAAGCTGACCGTCGGATCAGGCAACAAGTTTGTAGGGTGTCGTGCATGGCAAAATTTGGATGACGGATGGGACGGTTACCTCAGGGACAATGACAACATCAAGACCACTTACGAAAACTGCTGGGCTGTCAAGAATGGCTACCTCAAAGATGGAACCGAAGGAGCAGGGGACGGCAATGGGTTCAAAACAGGTGGGAGCGACGACAAAGACCTCAAGCACAACGCAAGCTATACCAATTGTATAGCCGCAGGCAATACGCACGACGGGTTTGATCACAACAGCAACAGAGGATCGGTAGAGATCTACCATGGAGGTGCGTATGACAATGGCACCAACTATAACTTCAGTTCCAACAATAGCCTTGGTGTCCTTATTGTGAAAAATAGTGTCGTAGTGGGGGCTACAGGGAGTCTCAATGCGAGCGTCAAGGATATAGAATTCAACAGTTGGAATGTAGCTAGTGCTACGACAGATGACTATGAGAGTTTGGACATAGACCTGCTGTTGGGAGATCGTCAAGCAGACGGTAGTTTGCCAGATGTGGCGTTTATGAAATTGAAAGTAGGCAGCACCCTCATCGACGCAGGGACTGATCTGGGTACAGTATATCAGGGCAGTGCTCCAGATATTGGACCATTCGAAAAGCAATAA
- a CDS encoding pectinesterase family protein, which yields MRLPLVIALFWIGSTLGASAQADQYDFVVALDGSGDYTTVQAALDAVPDIRKAETRILIKKGVYKEKLVLAGSKTNVTLIGESVKETVLTYDDFADKLNRFGERIGTSGSSSFYVYGDGFRAENLTFENSSGPVGQAVAVRVDGDRVAFVGCRFLGYQDTLYPHGKNSRQYYKNCYIEGTTDYIFGWSTAVFEQCEIYSKTGGRYITAASTVESSAYGFVFLNCRLSGDAPKGSVYLGRPWRDYAQTVYIGCTMDEHIAPEGWHNWDKPNAESTAYYAEYESRGSGAAPDERVAWSHQLSPSEMQKYDVVTVLGGWNPNEQTTVEP from the coding sequence ATGCGATTGCCTCTTGTCATAGCGTTGTTTTGGATTGGTAGCACCTTGGGAGCGAGTGCGCAGGCGGATCAGTATGATTTCGTCGTGGCGCTGGATGGCTCGGGGGATTATACGACCGTACAAGCTGCACTGGATGCCGTGCCGGATATCCGAAAAGCAGAGACACGTATTTTGATTAAAAAAGGGGTGTACAAAGAGAAGTTGGTCTTGGCAGGTTCTAAGACCAACGTCACACTCATCGGTGAGTCTGTGAAAGAGACGGTGTTGACCTATGACGATTTTGCGGACAAGCTCAACCGATTCGGAGAACGCATCGGTACGTCAGGGTCATCTAGTTTTTATGTTTATGGCGATGGTTTCAGAGCGGAGAATCTCACGTTTGAGAATTCGTCTGGACCCGTAGGGCAGGCAGTGGCAGTACGGGTCGATGGAGACCGAGTGGCATTTGTGGGCTGTAGGTTCTTGGGCTACCAAGATACGCTCTACCCACACGGAAAAAATTCGAGGCAGTACTACAAGAACTGCTACATCGAAGGGACAACAGATTACATATTCGGTTGGTCTACAGCAGTTTTCGAGCAATGTGAGATATACTCGAAGACGGGAGGGAGATACATTACAGCGGCGAGTACAGTAGAATCCTCTGCGTATGGTTTTGTCTTCCTCAACTGTAGATTATCAGGAGATGCACCCAAGGGATCGGTCTATTTGGGACGGCCTTGGAGAGATTATGCACAGACGGTATATATCGGATGTACGATGGACGAGCACATTGCACCAGAGGGATGGCACAATTGGGACAAACCCAATGCGGAATCAACCGCATACTATGCCGAGTACGAGTCTAGAGGGTCAGGAGCAGCGCCCGATGAGCGTGTCGCTTGGTCACATCAGCTGAGTCCGTCGGAGATGCAGAAGTATGATGTAGTGACAGTCCTCGGTGGGTGGAATCCCAACGAACAAACAACAGTAGAGCCTTAA
- a CDS encoding glycoside hydrolase family 105 protein has translation MRASIVLVLWVLAVPVWGQPTQWGVDFSDAIIRRYQPNINTMTGKNWDHANSIILHGMEKIYVQTGDESYLKYIQSFVDDYVSTAGEVSGLKEELDGIHPGVLCLFLYQETGEERYRVAAQRMRDYLIGLIDAPSVFNKTPDGGYWHKNNDHYEQVMTVDGAYMANPFLVKYGRMFGDSRSIDVAVFQTLLIASHTFDISTHLPYHGWDYTKHHSWSHPITGTSTEVWSRSVGWFSMALVDMLEYLPDTHPDYARMMHLYQELVQGIVATQTDEGMWYQMMLKPNLVGNYLESSGTGMMLYALQKGKQSGWLANDCDWTIDRAWEALQGYIRVYSDGMPLITSFNPGMGIKDNAEEYVKVRPVDCPSERDHQHAHGYCAILMAASVMEF, from the coding sequence GTGAGAGCATCCATAGTATTGGTGTTATGGGTGCTTGCCGTGCCTGTTTGGGGACAGCCGACCCAGTGGGGAGTTGACTTCAGTGACGCCATCATTCGTCGCTATCAGCCCAATATCAACACAATGACTGGCAAAAACTGGGATCATGCCAATAGCATAATTTTGCATGGTATGGAGAAGATATATGTCCAGACGGGTGATGAGAGTTACCTCAAATACATCCAGTCTTTCGTGGATGATTATGTATCGACGGCAGGAGAGGTCAGTGGGTTGAAAGAGGAGTTGGATGGGATACATCCTGGAGTATTGTGCTTGTTTCTATATCAAGAGACAGGAGAAGAGCGGTACAGAGTGGCGGCCCAACGCATGCGGGACTATCTGATCGGTCTCATAGACGCTCCTTCTGTATTCAATAAGACCCCTGACGGAGGCTACTGGCACAAGAATAACGATCACTACGAGCAGGTCATGACCGTGGATGGAGCTTATATGGCTAACCCGTTTTTGGTCAAGTACGGCCGAATGTTTGGTGATTCGCGGAGTATAGATGTGGCGGTTTTCCAGACCCTACTGATCGCTTCTCATACTTTCGATATATCCACACATTTGCCGTATCATGGTTGGGATTATACCAAGCACCATTCTTGGTCCCATCCTATCACGGGGACTTCTACGGAGGTATGGAGCCGTAGTGTAGGTTGGTTCTCTATGGCACTCGTCGACATGCTGGAATACCTGCCTGATACGCATCCAGACTATGCACGGATGATGCACCTCTATCAGGAGTTGGTCCAAGGAATCGTCGCGACCCAGACCGATGAGGGGATGTGGTATCAGATGATGCTTAAACCAAATCTAGTGGGCAACTATCTAGAATCGAGCGGCACAGGGATGATGTTGTATGCCTTGCAGAAAGGGAAACAATCGGGCTGGTTGGCTAACGATTGTGATTGGACTATTGATCGTGCCTGGGAGGCTTTGCAGGGGTATATCCGAGTCTATTCGGATGGGATGCCGCTTATCACGTCTTTTAACCCTGGGATGGGGATCAAAGACAACGCAGAAGAATACGTGAAGGTCAGACCTGTGGATTGTCCAAGCGAGCGAGACCATCAGCACGCTCATGGCTATTGTGCGATTCTCATGGCAGCCTCGGTGATGGAATTTTAA
- a CDS encoding glycoside hydrolase family 28 protein, with protein sequence MKRIVGVVLIAALGMQACQPNATVAVETVDETAFLYDGLEFDMPKVEEPSFPDYTVSIEEYGAVGDGLTENSEAINRAIREVSQKGGGTVVIPKGIWLTGPISLQSNINLNTHDGALVLFSDDFDLYPIIETNFEGLETFRCTSPINGKNLTNVAITGGGVFDGSGDSWRPVKRSKLTEAQWKKFIKSGGVTSDDNRTWYPSEKSKKGDTAGNFNVPDLNSLAEFEEVKDFLRPVMVSIIGSNKVLFDGPTFQNSPAWNLHPLMCENVILRNLTIRNPWYSQNGDGLDLESCKNVLIYNNSFDVGDDAICFKSGKDEDGLKRNIPTENVIVRDNIVYHGHGGFVVGSEMSGGVKNVHVSHCTFIGTDCGLRFKSTRGRGGVVEQIYISEIDMIDIGAEAIRFNLFYGGESPVASDGSVGKDMAKAEEVAVTRTTPSFRDIYIKNVTSTGSGVAAFFQGLPEMKLKNIQLENVMLEGERGITLIDADDIVFTNVVIKQQKGSALTTFNTSGLQLTGLEVEESDSPSINIYGGETKNFVLANSQIDKADVNIGAEVNLKSIELN encoded by the coding sequence ATGAAAAGAATTGTAGGGGTAGTATTGATAGCCGCACTCGGTATGCAGGCATGCCAGCCCAATGCTACGGTAGCGGTAGAGACGGTCGACGAGACGGCGTTTTTGTATGACGGCCTAGAGTTTGATATGCCCAAAGTGGAAGAACCTTCCTTTCCAGATTATACAGTGAGTATAGAGGAGTATGGTGCGGTAGGAGATGGTCTGACCGAAAATTCGGAAGCCATCAATCGAGCCATACGAGAGGTGTCTCAAAAAGGAGGTGGGACGGTCGTCATTCCTAAAGGAATTTGGCTCACAGGTCCTATCTCTTTGCAGAGCAACATCAACTTGAATACGCACGACGGAGCATTGGTACTCTTTAGCGATGATTTTGATCTTTATCCGATCATAGAGACCAATTTCGAAGGGTTAGAGACGTTCAGATGTACATCCCCCATCAACGGTAAAAACTTGACCAATGTGGCGATCACAGGAGGAGGAGTGTTTGACGGATCAGGTGACTCATGGAGGCCCGTGAAGCGGAGCAAATTGACTGAAGCGCAGTGGAAGAAATTTATAAAGTCTGGCGGTGTGACTAGTGATGACAACCGTACTTGGTACCCTAGTGAAAAGTCTAAGAAAGGAGATACCGCAGGCAATTTCAATGTGCCAGACCTTAATTCCTTGGCCGAATTCGAAGAGGTGAAAGACTTTCTACGACCTGTGATGGTGAGCATTATTGGGAGCAATAAAGTGCTGTTTGATGGGCCTACTTTTCAGAACTCACCAGCATGGAATTTACACCCACTCATGTGTGAGAATGTGATCCTACGCAACCTGACGATTCGCAACCCATGGTATTCACAAAATGGTGATGGTCTGGATCTGGAGTCTTGCAAAAACGTCCTGATTTACAACAATAGCTTTGATGTTGGAGACGATGCGATCTGTTTCAAGTCAGGCAAGGACGAAGACGGGCTGAAAAGAAATATTCCTACTGAGAATGTCATTGTGAGGGACAACATTGTCTACCACGGTCATGGAGGATTCGTCGTAGGGAGTGAGATGTCTGGTGGAGTCAAAAATGTTCACGTGTCGCATTGTACATTCATAGGTACGGACTGTGGGTTGCGCTTCAAGAGTACGAGAGGTAGAGGTGGAGTAGTAGAGCAGATTTACATCTCTGAGATAGACATGATTGACATAGGAGCCGAGGCGATTCGTTTCAATTTGTTTTATGGAGGAGAATCTCCAGTGGCGTCTGATGGATCAGTGGGCAAAGACATGGCCAAGGCCGAAGAAGTAGCGGTGACGCGTACCACTCCGTCGTTTAGAGATATCTATATCAAGAATGTGACCTCTACAGGTTCTGGTGTAGCAGCGTTTTTTCAAGGTTTGCCTGAGATGAAACTCAAAAACATCCAGTTGGAAAATGTGATGTTGGAAGGAGAAAGAGGAATCACACTCATAGACGCGGATGATATCGTGTTTACCAATGTAGTGATCAAGCAACAAAAGGGATCGGCACTGACGACTTTCAACACTTCAGGCTTGCAGTTGACAGGCTTGGAAGTCGAAGAATCAGATAGCCCATCGATCAATATTTATGGAGGAGAGACCAAGAATTTTGTCTTGGCGAACTCTCAGATCGATAAGGCAGATGTAAATATTGGGGCGGAAGTGAACCTGAAGTCTATTGAGTTGAATTAA